One Felis catus isolate Fca126 chromosome D3, F.catus_Fca126_mat1.0, whole genome shotgun sequence DNA segment encodes these proteins:
- the LOC101084234 gene encoding refilin-A: protein MVGHLHLQGMEESLKEKSREGLLDSPDSGLPPSPSPSPPFYSLAPGVPDARAGGAGAPSEPPGPGEAGAPPALPPSSPALEMRPRMLPVSFGESIEVHPEPTHEIRCNSEVKYASERHFRDNVFYAPVPTVTAYSETIVAAPNCTWRNYRSQLTLEPRPRALHFRSTTIIFPKRARNTFRTTLHCSLGRPSRRFTSSVQLQLLLGPAAL from the exons ATGGTCGGCCACCTGCATCTGCAGGGCATGGAGGAGAGCCTCAAGGAGAAGAGCCGGGAGGGCTTGCTGGACAGCCCCGACTCCGggctgccccccagccccagccccagcccgccCTTCTACTCCCTGGCGCCCGGCGTCCCGGACGCCCGCGCGGGGGGCGCCGGCGCGCCCTCGGAGCCCCCGGGACCCGGCGAGGCCGGAGCG CCCCCGGCCCTGCCCCCGAGTTCCCCAGCGCTCGAGATGAGGCCCCGGATGCTGCCTGTGTCCTTCGGGGAGAGCATTGAGGTGCACCCGGAGCCCACGCACGAGATCCG CTGCAACTCCGAGGTCAAGTACGCCTCAGAGAGGCACTTCCGGGACAATGTCTTCTACGCGCCCGTGCCCACGGTCACGGCCTACAGCGAGACCATCGTGGCGGCGCCCAACTGCACGTGGCGCAACTACCGCAGCCAGCTGACCCTGGAGCCGCGGCCCCGCGCCCTGCACTTCCGCAGCACCACCATCATCTTCCCCAAGCGCGCCAGGAACACTTTCCGGACCACCCTGCACTGCAGCCTGGGCCGGCCCAGCCGCCGGTTCACGTCCAGCGTGCAGCTCCAGCTCCTCCTGGGGCCCGCGGCGCTCTGA